The following proteins are encoded in a genomic region of Micrococcaceae bacterium Sec5.8:
- a CDS encoding ATP-binding cassette domain-containing protein, which yields MRSPKSYRFVELDAVAAGYGRGPAVVNISQLILDKPGIVHLHGPNGSGKSTLVEVLSGYLRTTSGRVLVNGMAAAASEAHERRRICRTEPALYPMMNVRDHLIFASRWCGADPGRALARAADYGLGPWLEAPAETLSTGNRRRLWIIQCTVGDFDTLVLDEPFNGLDGESTAVLIGELEGWAASRCIVLIAHQPPERLRIDQAVAWEELTRGHAAPTP from the coding sequence GTGCGCTCACCGAAATCTTACCGTTTTGTAGAACTGGACGCCGTCGCGGCCGGCTATGGCCGCGGTCCTGCAGTGGTGAACATCAGCCAGTTGATTCTGGACAAACCAGGCATTGTCCACCTGCACGGCCCCAACGGCTCCGGGAAATCAACCCTGGTGGAGGTCCTCAGCGGCTACTTGCGGACCACCAGCGGACGGGTCCTGGTGAACGGGATGGCTGCAGCCGCATCCGAAGCGCATGAACGACGGCGGATATGCCGCACCGAACCGGCGCTCTACCCCATGATGAATGTCCGGGACCACCTGATCTTTGCCAGCCGCTGGTGTGGTGCTGATCCCGGCCGCGCGCTGGCCCGTGCCGCTGACTACGGGCTGGGACCGTGGCTCGAGGCGCCGGCGGAAACCCTGTCCACGGGCAACCGCCGACGCTTGTGGATCATTCAATGCACCGTCGGTGACTTCGACACCCTTGTCCTCGACGAACCATTCAACGGCCTGGACGGGGAATCTACCGCTGTACTCATCGGCGAGCTCGAGGGCTGGGCAGCATCGCGGTGCATCGTCCTGATCGCCCACCAGCCGCCGGAGCGGCTCCGGATTGACCAGGCGGTGGCGTGGGAAGAACTTACGCGGGGCCACGCAGCGCCCACCCCGTAG
- the purL gene encoding phosphoribosylformylglycinamidine synthase subunit PurL, whose product MTETSAGRTAGTAAETKKFNIDTVENAATTPDVELPWAELGLKQNEFDEVVKVLGRRPTGAELAMYSVMWSEHCSYKSSKNHLRQFGEKVTDEMKKDMLVGIGENAGVTNLGDGWAVTFKIESHNSPSFVEPYQGAATGIGGIVRDIISMGARPVAVMDPLRFGAIDHPDTARVMHGAVAGIGGYGNSLGLPNIGGEMVFDSVYQGNPLVNALAVGVMRHEDIRLANASGKGNKVVLFGARTGGDGIGGASVLASESFDDTKPSKRPAVQVGDPFAEKVLIECCLELFKGSLVEGIQDLGAAGISCATSELASNGDGGMEVELTSVLLRDPTLTPGEILMSESQERMMAVVTPENIAAFEAVMDKWAVEYSWLGEVTDTGRLIITWEGEVIVDVDPRTVAHDGPVYDRPYARPAWQDAVQADAFTGSAQDTGRPSAPADLAAAIAELVASPNMCSKSWITDQYDRYVGGNTAMAFPDDAGVVRVDEETGLGVALATDANGRYTYLDPYHGAQLALAEAYRNVATSGAVPMAVSDCLNFGSPEDPDVMWQLAESIRGLSDACMVLGIPVTGGNVSLYNQTGTTPIHPSPVVAVLGRFDDVARRTPSGWKEDGQAVYLLGTTAAELDGSEWSNMRGHLGGLPPKVDLAAERALGEILINASRDGMVDAAHDLSEGGLAAALVESSLRYGVGARIALQDVLDRDGVDLFTALFSETQGRAIVAVPRSEEIRFKDMCTARGFAHVRIGVVDAEGGTLEINGVDTMSLDALREAHEATLPKYFG is encoded by the coding sequence ATGACGGAAACGTCGGCTGGCCGGACGGCCGGCACCGCCGCCGAGACCAAGAAGTTCAACATCGACACCGTTGAGAACGCCGCCACGACCCCGGATGTCGAACTCCCCTGGGCCGAGCTGGGCCTGAAACAGAACGAGTTCGACGAGGTGGTCAAGGTCCTGGGCCGCCGTCCGACCGGCGCCGAGCTCGCGATGTACTCCGTGATGTGGAGCGAGCACTGCTCCTACAAATCATCCAAGAACCACCTGCGCCAGTTCGGCGAAAAGGTCACGGATGAAATGAAAAAGGACATGCTGGTGGGCATCGGCGAAAACGCCGGTGTCACCAACCTGGGCGACGGCTGGGCCGTGACGTTCAAGATCGAGTCCCACAATTCGCCCTCGTTCGTGGAGCCCTACCAGGGTGCCGCGACCGGCATCGGCGGCATTGTCCGGGACATCATCTCCATGGGCGCCCGCCCCGTGGCCGTGATGGATCCGCTGCGCTTCGGCGCTATCGACCACCCGGACACGGCCCGCGTCATGCACGGCGCCGTGGCCGGCATCGGCGGCTACGGAAACTCCCTGGGCCTGCCGAACATCGGCGGCGAAATGGTCTTCGATTCCGTGTACCAGGGCAACCCGCTGGTCAACGCCCTGGCCGTCGGTGTCATGCGGCACGAGGACATCCGCCTCGCCAACGCCTCCGGGAAGGGCAACAAGGTGGTGCTCTTCGGCGCCCGCACCGGCGGCGACGGCATCGGCGGCGCCTCCGTGCTGGCCTCGGAGTCCTTCGACGATACCAAGCCGTCCAAACGCCCCGCGGTCCAGGTGGGCGACCCGTTCGCCGAGAAAGTCCTGATCGAATGCTGCCTGGAGCTGTTCAAGGGCTCCCTCGTTGAGGGCATCCAGGACCTCGGCGCCGCCGGCATTTCCTGCGCCACGTCCGAGCTCGCCTCCAACGGCGACGGCGGCATGGAAGTCGAGCTGACCTCGGTCCTGCTCCGCGACCCGACCCTGACCCCGGGCGAAATCCTGATGTCCGAGTCGCAGGAACGCATGATGGCCGTGGTCACCCCCGAGAATATCGCCGCATTCGAGGCGGTCATGGACAAGTGGGCCGTGGAGTACTCCTGGCTGGGTGAGGTGACAGACACCGGCCGGCTCATCATCACGTGGGAAGGCGAGGTCATTGTCGACGTCGACCCGCGCACCGTGGCCCACGACGGACCGGTCTACGACCGCCCGTACGCCCGCCCCGCGTGGCAGGATGCCGTGCAGGCCGACGCCTTCACCGGGTCGGCGCAGGATACCGGCCGCCCGTCCGCCCCTGCGGACCTGGCCGCCGCCATCGCCGAGCTCGTCGCCTCACCGAATATGTGCAGCAAGTCCTGGATCACCGACCAGTACGACCGCTACGTGGGCGGCAACACCGCCATGGCGTTCCCGGACGATGCCGGTGTGGTGCGGGTGGACGAGGAAACGGGTCTGGGCGTGGCCCTGGCGACCGACGCCAACGGCCGCTACACCTACCTCGACCCCTACCACGGCGCCCAGCTGGCCCTCGCCGAGGCCTATCGCAACGTCGCCACCTCCGGCGCCGTGCCGATGGCCGTCAGCGATTGCCTGAACTTCGGCTCCCCCGAGGACCCGGACGTCATGTGGCAGCTGGCCGAGTCCATCCGCGGCCTGTCAGATGCCTGCATGGTGCTGGGCATTCCGGTCACGGGCGGCAACGTGTCGCTGTACAACCAGACCGGCACCACCCCGATCCACCCCTCCCCCGTGGTGGCTGTACTGGGCAGGTTCGACGACGTCGCGCGCCGCACGCCGTCGGGCTGGAAGGAAGACGGGCAGGCGGTTTACCTGCTCGGCACGACGGCGGCGGAGCTGGATGGTTCGGAATGGTCCAATATGCGCGGGCACCTCGGTGGCCTGCCGCCCAAGGTTGACCTTGCGGCGGAGCGCGCACTGGGCGAAATTCTGATCAACGCTTCCCGCGACGGCATGGTGGACGCCGCGCACGACCTCTCCGAAGGCGGCCTCGCGGCAGCCCTCGTGGAGTCCTCGCTTCGCTATGGCGTGGGCGCCCGCATCGCGCTGCAGGATGTCCTGGACCGGGACGGCGTGGACCTGTTCACCGCGCTGTTCTCCGAGACACAGGGCCGTGCCATCGTGGCGGTGCCCCGCTCCGAGGAGATCCGGTTCAAGGACATGTGCACCGCACGCGGCTTCGCGCACGTCCGGATCGGCGTTGTGGACGCCGAGGGCGGCACCCTGGAAATCAACGGCGTCGACACCATGAGCCTGGATGCACTCCGTGAAGCCCATGAGGCCACCTTGCCGAAGTACTTCGGCTAG
- the purQ gene encoding phosphoribosylformylglycinamidine synthase subunit PurQ — protein MTELPLIGEAVAVAAHPQLAGARIGVVTFPGTLDDRDAVRAVRLSGATPVPLWHADTTLGDVDAVVIPGGFSYGDYLRAGAISRFAPLMAKIIDAANSEAKLPVLGICNGFQILTESHLLPGSMIKNDHLKFLCRDQVLRVESNTTAWTLDYAAGQEITVPLKNQDGQYIADEHTLDALEAEGRVVFRYVGWNPNGSRRGIAGISNAAGNVVGLMPHPEHAVETGFGPETGSGTEGLGFFTSVLNKIVGDNK, from the coding sequence ATGACTGAACTTCCCCTGATCGGTGAGGCGGTCGCCGTCGCCGCCCACCCGCAGCTCGCCGGCGCCAGGATCGGCGTCGTCACCTTCCCGGGAACTCTCGATGACCGGGATGCCGTCCGCGCGGTCCGCCTGTCCGGCGCCACTCCAGTGCCGCTCTGGCACGCGGACACCACCCTGGGTGATGTCGACGCCGTCGTGATTCCCGGCGGATTCTCCTACGGCGACTACCTCCGCGCCGGCGCCATTTCCCGGTTCGCGCCGCTCATGGCCAAGATCATCGACGCCGCCAACTCCGAAGCCAAACTGCCGGTCCTGGGCATCTGCAACGGGTTCCAGATCCTCACGGAGTCGCACCTGCTGCCCGGCTCGATGATCAAGAACGACCATCTGAAGTTCCTGTGCCGCGATCAGGTCCTGCGGGTGGAGAGCAACACCACAGCCTGGACCCTGGACTACGCCGCCGGCCAGGAAATCACCGTGCCGTTGAAGAACCAGGACGGCCAGTACATCGCGGACGAGCACACCCTGGATGCCCTGGAGGCTGAGGGCCGCGTGGTGTTCCGCTACGTTGGCTGGAACCCGAACGGTTCCCGCCGGGGCATTGCCGGTATCTCCAACGCTGCCGGCAACGTTGTCGGCCTTATGCCGCACCCCGAACACGCGGTGGAGACCGGCTTCGGACCCGAAACCGGCTCCGGCACCGAGGGCCTCGGCTTCTTCACCTCAGTCCTGAACAAGATCGTGGGAGACAACAAATGA
- the purS gene encoding phosphoribosylformylglycinamidine synthase subunit PurS has translation MPRIVVDVMPKPEILDPQGKAIVGALPRLGFTAFSSVRQGKRFELTVDGEVTEEILAQARNAAETLLSNPVIEDVVNVEVVEA, from the coding sequence ATGCCCCGGATCGTTGTCGACGTCATGCCCAAGCCCGAGATTCTCGACCCGCAGGGGAAGGCTATTGTCGGTGCACTCCCCCGGCTGGGTTTCACCGCCTTTAGTTCTGTCCGGCAAGGCAAGCGCTTTGAACTCACCGTGGATGGCGAGGTGACCGAGGAGATCCTGGCCCAGGCCCGGAACGCCGCCGAGACCCTGCTCTCCAACCCGGTCATCGAGGACGTCGTCAACGTCGAGGTCGTCGAGGCCTGA
- a CDS encoding S8 family peptidase, with translation MKSPGKSFLRSGGLRRAVALTLGLPVLLSTAALQPAIAAPAGSAVAGVAQKKLDPNTFKDGRYIVVLAEKPAATYDGGTPGLAATKPEAGKKLDTKKAEVKKYETHLEQKQAEVAGQQQVQMKRQFTAAVNGFSANLTADQAIKLAKDPGVLVVAPDTENAPDYSSTDFLKLSGPNGTWNTKFGGQDAAGKGVVVGVIDTGYTPSSPFFAGDQVKPLVGNPVVGVPYRTDDGKIAMLKSDGDTFIGECQTGQDFDGSACNSKVLSAHYFADDYLRYVPEGSRSPIEKISPVDVASHGTHTGSTAVGNANVETFVDGRSFGLTSGIAPAAKLSVYKVCWEDTDPNTGGCYSSSSVAAVDQAIYDGVDVLNYSISGSTTTTTDPVSMAFLSAASAGIFVAASAGNSGPTASTVNHGAPWVTTVAASSFSQELQGTVEFSDGSKFRGASIMNSEVKGAGVTLAASAAITAGNANAALCGPDTLDPAKVAGKVVVCDRGVFDRVAKSAEVKRGGGVGMILVNLSNSSLDTDKHAVPTVHVNPPATEAIKAKVTANPAITVSLLNKDTTGLPLEAQPQIAGFSSRGPLLATDSDLLKPDVTAPGVAVLAGVSPIGMGGDMFGFMSGTSMAAPHVAGFGALVLGKNPKWSPATVKSAMMTTAGDVKNADGSKNTDVLATGAGQVDPARVLDPGLVYDANEDDYLKFIQGTGTDLGIPGLGSTKARDMNVPSFSLGNLAGKIEVTRTLTALTPGTYRVKTDVPGVKVTVTPSVLTFGAAGEKKTFKVSFENQNAALGKFAMGSLTWQGANKNVASPIAVRPQPVIAAKDVAFTSEGGTGTGAINVISGTNNPIAMTLDGLSKADSSAVELVPGAFTGVTDASNFVKDVVVPAGSPLAKFSVLSSDENADFDMYVMTPEGPLTVATSSASESVSIPNPTAGTYTVFANLYASPNGRATKASVDASVLVPNVGNATLTPNPLRLGNGKSGVVNLNWKNLAVGSYIGRVTFAGASDPTFVSVLVTPAGTVVVPPTSEDQDSNNGPGDSGNGGSHDGKDKKDKKDKGQKVKKEKGKFQNQELAGPNNAI, from the coding sequence GTGAAATCACCAGGAAAGAGCTTCCTTCGAAGCGGGGGACTCCGGAGGGCCGTGGCACTGACCCTGGGCTTGCCGGTTCTCTTGTCCACCGCCGCGCTCCAGCCCGCCATCGCGGCTCCGGCGGGTTCCGCTGTCGCCGGTGTGGCCCAGAAGAAACTGGATCCCAACACCTTCAAGGACGGCCGCTACATCGTGGTCCTCGCCGAAAAGCCGGCAGCCACGTACGACGGCGGCACGCCCGGACTGGCAGCCACCAAGCCGGAAGCGGGCAAGAAGCTCGACACCAAGAAGGCTGAAGTCAAGAAGTATGAGACGCACCTTGAGCAGAAGCAGGCTGAGGTTGCCGGGCAGCAACAAGTTCAGATGAAGCGGCAGTTCACTGCGGCCGTTAACGGCTTCAGTGCGAACCTGACAGCGGACCAGGCCATCAAACTGGCCAAGGACCCCGGCGTGCTGGTGGTTGCCCCCGACACCGAAAACGCCCCCGATTACTCCAGCACCGATTTCCTGAAACTCAGCGGCCCCAACGGGACCTGGAACACCAAGTTCGGTGGCCAGGACGCGGCCGGCAAGGGCGTGGTTGTCGGCGTCATCGACACCGGTTACACGCCCTCCAGCCCCTTCTTCGCCGGTGATCAGGTCAAGCCGCTCGTCGGCAACCCTGTCGTGGGCGTGCCGTACCGCACAGATGACGGCAAGATCGCAATGCTCAAGTCCGACGGCGACACCTTCATTGGTGAGTGCCAGACCGGCCAGGATTTTGACGGGTCCGCCTGCAACTCCAAGGTCCTCTCCGCGCACTATTTCGCGGACGATTACCTGCGATACGTTCCGGAGGGCAGCCGGTCCCCGATCGAGAAGATCTCCCCGGTCGACGTCGCGAGCCACGGCACCCACACGGGCAGCACCGCCGTTGGAAACGCCAACGTCGAAACCTTCGTTGACGGCCGCAGCTTCGGACTCACAAGCGGCATCGCTCCCGCCGCCAAGCTCTCCGTATACAAGGTCTGCTGGGAAGACACGGACCCGAACACCGGCGGCTGCTACAGCTCCTCGTCGGTGGCCGCTGTTGACCAGGCGATCTACGACGGCGTCGACGTCCTGAACTACTCGATCTCCGGTTCCACCACCACCACCACGGACCCCGTTTCCATGGCGTTCCTCTCCGCGGCCTCGGCCGGTATCTTCGTCGCAGCCTCGGCCGGCAACTCCGGCCCTACGGCCAGTACCGTCAACCACGGCGCACCGTGGGTTACCACCGTGGCCGCCAGCAGCTTCTCCCAGGAACTCCAGGGCACCGTGGAGTTCTCCGATGGCAGCAAGTTCCGCGGCGCCAGCATCATGAACAGCGAAGTCAAGGGCGCCGGCGTCACCCTGGCGGCCAGTGCGGCCATCACGGCCGGCAACGCCAACGCTGCTCTCTGCGGCCCGGACACGCTTGATCCCGCGAAGGTCGCCGGCAAAGTCGTTGTCTGTGACCGTGGCGTTTTCGACCGCGTGGCCAAGAGCGCCGAGGTCAAGCGTGGCGGAGGTGTTGGCATGATCCTGGTCAACCTCAGCAACTCCTCGCTGGATACGGACAAGCACGCCGTCCCGACCGTTCACGTGAACCCGCCGGCCACCGAGGCCATTAAGGCCAAGGTCACGGCCAACCCGGCAATCACTGTGTCCCTTCTCAACAAGGACACCACCGGGCTTCCCCTCGAGGCCCAGCCGCAGATCGCAGGCTTCTCGTCGCGCGGTCCGCTGCTGGCCACTGATTCGGACCTGCTGAAGCCGGACGTCACTGCTCCCGGCGTCGCAGTCCTGGCCGGCGTCTCGCCGATCGGGATGGGCGGAGACATGTTCGGTTTCATGTCCGGTACGTCCATGGCCGCCCCGCACGTGGCCGGCTTTGGCGCGCTGGTTCTGGGCAAGAACCCGAAATGGTCACCGGCGACTGTCAAGTCCGCCATGATGACCACCGCAGGTGATGTCAAGAACGCCGACGGCAGCAAAAACACCGACGTTCTCGCCACCGGTGCAGGCCAGGTGGACCCGGCCCGTGTGCTGGACCCGGGCCTGGTCTACGACGCCAACGAGGATGACTACCTGAAGTTCATCCAGGGCACCGGAACCGACCTCGGCATTCCCGGGCTGGGCAGCACCAAGGCCCGCGACATGAACGTCCCCTCGTTCTCGCTCGGTAACCTGGCCGGAAAGATCGAAGTCACCCGCACGCTGACTGCGCTCACTCCGGGCACCTACCGGGTCAAGACCGATGTTCCCGGAGTCAAGGTCACCGTGACACCCTCCGTTCTGACTTTCGGCGCTGCAGGCGAGAAGAAGACCTTCAAGGTGTCCTTCGAAAACCAGAATGCCGCGCTCGGCAAGTTCGCCATGGGCTCGCTCACCTGGCAGGGCGCAAACAAGAACGTCGCGTCCCCGATCGCGGTCCGTCCGCAGCCGGTCATCGCCGCCAAGGATGTGGCCTTCACCTCCGAAGGCGGTACCGGCACCGGTGCGATCAACGTCATCTCCGGCACCAACAACCCGATCGCCATGACCCTTGACGGGCTGTCCAAGGCGGACTCCTCCGCCGTTGAACTGGTTCCCGGTGCCTTCACCGGCGTCACGGATGCCTCGAACTTCGTCAAGGACGTGGTGGTTCCGGCGGGAAGTCCGCTTGCCAAGTTCTCGGTGCTTTCCTCGGACGAGAATGCTGACTTCGACATGTATGTCATGACGCCCGAGGGGCCCCTCACCGTGGCCACGTCCTCGGCGAGCGAGTCAGTGTCCATTCCCAACCCGACCGCCGGAACCTACACGGTCTTCGCGAACCTTTACGCAAGCCCGAACGGGCGCGCCACCAAGGCCAGCGTGGATGCCTCGGTCCTGGTACCGAACGTGGGCAACGCGACCCTGACGCCGAACCCGCTGCGGCTGGGCAACGGCAAGTCCGGGGTCGTGAACCTGAACTGGAAGAACCTCGCCGTGGGGTCCTACATCGGTCGCGTGACGTTCGCCGGAGCCAGCGATCCGACGTTCGTCAGCGTGCTGGTGACCCCGGCCGGCACGGTCGTGGTGCCCCCGACGTCAGAGGACCAGGACAGCAACAACGGTCCCGGTGACAGCGGAAATGGCGGCAGCCACGACGGCAAGGACAAGAAGGACAAGAAAGACAAAGGACAGAAAGTGAAGAAGGAGAAGGGCAAGTTCCAGAACCAGGAACTGGCCGGTCCCAATAACGCCATCTAA
- a CDS encoding serine protease inhibitor codes for MTATHERRSSDDIDLTIRLTEAPGATEYLFQLAASGGTLAGGCTLPDSAAALAAVAEHGEEIFFPKPGPPKMCTQQYGGPQVAVVTGWFFGREVHSRFSRTDGCEISRWRAMAPLLGGVAGSTGAS; via the coding sequence ATGACTGCCACCCACGAACGTCGCAGCAGTGACGACATCGATCTCACCATCCGCCTGACCGAGGCACCGGGCGCCACCGAGTACCTTTTTCAGCTCGCGGCAAGCGGCGGCACCCTCGCCGGCGGGTGCACGCTGCCGGACTCCGCGGCCGCCCTCGCGGCCGTCGCGGAACACGGTGAGGAGATATTCTTCCCCAAACCAGGCCCCCCGAAGATGTGCACCCAGCAGTACGGCGGACCACAGGTCGCCGTGGTGACCGGCTGGTTCTTCGGCCGGGAAGTCCACAGCCGGTTCAGCCGCACCGACGGCTGCGAGATCTCCCGCTGGCGTGCCATGGCGCCGCTGCTCGGCGGAGTGGCGGGCTCCACCGGGGCCAGCTGA